The following coding sequences are from one Lolium rigidum isolate FL_2022 chromosome 6, APGP_CSIRO_Lrig_0.1, whole genome shotgun sequence window:
- the LOC124666397 gene encoding V-type proton ATPase subunit E-like: MDESSVAQQLTQMADFIRNEAVEKASEIEAAAAEEFQIEKLQLVEVEKKKIRQEYERKEKQVDIKKKIEYSMQLNASRIEVLQAQDDLVKSMMESAGKELLCQSQDHRSYKKLLSILIVQSLLRLKESAVILRCREEDLQLVESVLESAGNEYAETANVHPPEIVLDRQVFLPSAPSHYKAHDLSCSGGVVLASRDGKIVFENTLDARLELAFRKKLPEIRQSLIGQVAASA, encoded by the exons ATGGACGAATCGAGCGTGGCGCAGCAGCTCACTCAGATGGCCGACTTCATCCGCAATGAGGCCGTCGAGAAGGCCTCCGAgatcgaggccgccgccgccgag GAATTCCAAATTGAGAAATTACAACTGGTCGAAGTTGAAAAGAAGAAGATCAGGCAGGAATATGAACGGAAAGAGAAACAAGTTGATATCAAGAAGAAAAT AGAATACTCAATGCAACTCAATGCTTCCCGAATTGAAGTTCTTCAAGCTCAGGATGATTTAGTAAAGTCTATGATGGAGTCAGCTGGCAAAGAGCTACTGTGTCAGAGCCAAGACCATCGATCTTACAAGAAACTTCTCAGTATACTTATTGTTCAG AGCTTGCTGCGCCTGAAAGAGTCAGCGGTTATTCTCCGCTGCAGGGAGGAGGATCTTCAGCTTGTTGAATCAGTTTTGGAGTCGGCAGGGAATGAATATGCGGAAACAGCAAATGTACATCCACCTGAAATTGTGTTAGACCGTCAAGTCTTTCTGCCGTCTGCTCCCAGTCATTACAAGGCGCATGACCTCTCCTG CTCTGGTGGAGTTGTACTGGCTTCACGAGATGGAAAAATTGTCTTCGAGAACACATTGGATGCTAGACTAGAACTGGCATTCAGAAAGAAGCTACCAGAG ATCCGTCAAAGCCTTATTGGGCAGGTGGCTGCGTCTGCCTGA
- the LOC124667622 gene encoding uncharacterized protein LOC124667622, whose translation MREKDACWEYGDKLDGNRVRCRFCHKVINGGISRFKFHLSQIPSKGVNPCIRVTDDVRAKVIALIEAKESQRELELLKRKRVAELSVLPKRTRELSSQPSSPGPSTSPAIIPAVEPTQLLGLEVPALVPRLSGAAIKPRQAPGLEAERCIAEFFFENKLDYSIADSISCKHMLDTLVGQGFRGPSADVLRTEWLPKLKSEILQRTEEIEKDWVTTGCTILADSWTDNKLKALINFSVSSPLGTFFLKTVDASPHIKNHRGLYDLFDEVIQEVGPGNVVQIISDRNINYGNIDKLIMQNYNTIFWSPCASFCVNSMLDEFSKIDWVNQCICQAQTITRFVYNNNWVLDLMRKCMEGQELVCSGITKSVSDFLTLQSLLRHRSKLKQMFHSPEYVSSSYANRSLSISCVEILNDDELWRAVEEIAAVSEPLLRVMRDVSGGKAAIGYIYESMTKVMDSIRTYYIMDEGKCKSFLDIVEQKWQVELHSPLHSAAAFLNPSIQYNPDIKFLSTIKEEFYNVLDKVLTAPDQRHGITLELHAFSKTQGMFASNIAKEARNNTSPGIWWEQYGDSAPALQHVAVRIASQVCSTLTFQRDWSIILQSHCEKRNKLDKEALADQAYVHYNLTLHSESRMATKKKVDGDPIALDHIDMTSPWVEDSDSPNFTQWLDRFPSALDGGDLNTRQFGGSIFGTNDNLFNL comes from the exons A TGCGGGAGAAGGATGCCTGCTGGGAGTATGGCGACAAACTGGATGGGAACAGGGTCAGGTGCAGATTCTGCCACAAGGTTATAAATGGTGGAATAAGCAGGTTCAAGTTTCATCTGTCTCAAATTCCAAGCAAAGGTGTCAACCCTTGCATCAGGGTGACTGATGATGTCAGGGCAAAGGTGATTGCTCTCATAGAAGCCAAGGAATCACAGAGGGAGCTCGAGCTACTCAAGAGGAAACGTGTAGCTGAATTGTCGGTGCTTCCAAAAAGAACACGGGAGCTTTCGTCTCAGCCTTCATCTCCAGGGCCTTCTACTTCGCCTGCTATTATTCCTGCAGTTGAGCCTACTCAGCTCCTTGGTCTTGAAGTGCCTGCTCTGGTGCCGAGATTATCTGGTGCTGCAATCAAGCCGCGTCAGGCTCCAGGGTTGGAAGCAGAGCGGTGCATAGCCGAGTTCTTTTTCGAGaataagttggactatagtatcgCAGATTCCATTTCATGCAAGCATATGCTGGACACACTTGTTGGACAGGGATTCCGAGGGCCTTCAGCAGATGTCTTGAGGACAGAGTGGCTTCCGAAGCTTAAGTCTGAGATTTTGCAGCGAACGGAGGAGATCGAAAAGGATTGGGTGACTACAGGCTGTACTATATTAGCTGATTCGTGGACTGACAACAAACTGAAAGCCCTGATCAACTTCTCTGTGTCGTCTCCGCTAGGGACGTTCTTCCTCAAAACAGTAGATGCTTCTCCACACATCAAAAATCACAGAGGGTTGTACGATCTCTTTGATGAAGTGATTCAGGAAGTTGGTCCAGGCAATGTTGTTCAGATTATCAGTGATAGGAATATAAACTACGGCAATATAGATAAGCTCATCATGCAGAACTACAACACCATTTTTtggtctccttgcgcttctttttGTGTAAACTCAATGTTGGATGAATTCTCCAAGATTGATTGGGTTAACCAATGCATCTGTCAAGCACAAACAATCACAAGATTTGTCTACAACAACAATTGGGTTCTTGATCTTATGAGGAAGTGCATGGAAGGGCAGGAGCTTGTTTGCTCTGGGATTACAAAGTCTGTTTCAGACTTCCTCACTCTGCAATCACTGCTGAGGCACAGATCAAAGCTGAAGCAAATGTTTCACAGCCCTGAATATGTATCTTCTTCATATGCAAATAGATCCCTAAGTATTTCCTGCGTTGAGATCCTCAATGATGATGAGTTATGGCGAGCAGTTGAAGAGATAGCGGCTGTTTCAGAACCTCTGTTGAGAGTCATGAGGGATGTCTCAGGAGGCAAGGCAGCTATTGGTTATATATATGAGTCTATGACAAAGGTGATGGACTCAATTAGAACATACTATATAATGGATGAAGGCAAATGCAAGTCATTTCTGGATATTGTGGAGCAAAAGTGGCAAGTAGAGCTGCATTCGCCTCTTCATTCAGCAGCTGCTTTCCTGAACCCAAGCATCCAGTATAATCCAGACATCAAATTTTTATCTACTATCAAAGAGGAGTTCTACAATGTCCTGGATAAAGTGCTTACAGCCCCAGACCAAAGGCATGGTATCACTCTGGAACTGCATGCTTTCAGCAAGACACAAGGAATGTTTGCCTCTAACATTGCTAAAGAGGCCCGCAACAACACCTCCCCAG GTATTTGGTGGGAGCAATACGGTGATTCAGCGCCAGCATTACAACACGTTGCTGTCAGAATAGCGAGTCAGGTCTGCAGCACCCTGACCTTCCAAAGGGACTGGAGCATCATCCTTCAGAGCCACTGCGAAAAACGCAATAAGTTAGACAAGGAGGCATTGGCCGACCAAGCGTATGTGCACTACAATCTCACGCTCCACTCCGAGTCCAGAATGGCTACGAAGAAGAAAGTGGACGGGGATCCGATCGCTCTGGACCATATCGACATGACCTCGCCGTGGGTCGAGGATTCGGATAGCCCAAACTTCACCCAGTGGCTGGACAGGTTCCCATCAGCCTTGGATGGTGGAGACCTGAACACCAGGCAGTTTGGTGGATCCATCTTTGGCACTAACGATAATCTTTTCAATTTATGA
- the LOC124665872 gene encoding uncharacterized protein LOC124665872 — protein MEGSSARTPEITIVPAPRPAAGGGAVDAVKAASKEPISPGSPSQVAAGRRKDNQGVVSLPGWKLDSLCKESGPSPLMMARFPYF, from the coding sequence ATGGAAGGGAGCAGCGCCCGGACGCCGGAGATCACCATCGTTCCGGCTCCTAGGCCGGCTgcgggcggcggcgccgtcgaCGCCGTGAAGGCGGCGAGCAAGGAGCCTATCAGCCCGGGATCACCTTCCCAGGTGGCTGCCGGCCGCCGCAAGGACAACCAGGGCGTCGTCTCCCTGCCCGGCTGGAAGCTCGACTCCCTCTGCAAGGAGTCCGGCCCGTCGCCGCTCATGATGGCGCGCTTCCCCTATTTCTGA